Below is a window of Deltaproteobacteria bacterium DNA.
ACGCGCCGGGGGAGTACGTGGCCCCCATCTTCTCCCTTATCCGCTCCCTTATGCGGTCGGTGAAGATGTCGCCCAGAATGTTCAGCCTCCTGGTGCGACCTATCTCCCACACGTCCGAGGTGGGGTAGGCCACCATGCAGAGGCCGGTTTCTATGGATGTATCCACCATGACCACATGCTCGCCCCCCTTGGGGAAGGTGAGAGCCCTGGAACGGGCCGGTCCAGGAAGGCCGGGGCGGGCGGGGAGGTTCCCCAGAAAGCGCCTGGCAAGGGTAAGCACGGTTTCCGGGTCGAAATCACCCACCACCGAAAGCTCCAGGGGTTCGGCGGCAAGGGCGGGAGCGATCCACTGCTTTACGTCGTCAAGCGTAAGACCCATGAATACTTCCCTGTCGGGAAGCCCGAAACGTTCGTCGCCGCCCGCCAGAAAACGAAGGCCGGAAAGCTGGAGGGCCCCGTCCGTCTTGTGGGCAAGGGAGATATAGGTCTGATCGAAGCGCTCCTGCGCCCTGTCATACGACTTTTCGCTGAAGGCCGGAGCCGCGATCTGGGCGTAGAGAAGCTGGAAGGCCGTTTCAAGGTCCTTGGGAATGGCGGAGCCCTGGAAGGAGAAATCATCCTCGTTGACGGAAAAGCTTAAAGACACGTTTTTCCCGGCAAGGGCCTTTTTGAGGTCCTCCCCGGAGAGATCGCCCACGCCGGAATCGTTTATCACCGAGGCGGCCAGGGTGCCGAGGCCCGGTTTGTCTTCCGGGCAATCGGCCCTGCCCGACCCGAATCTTAGGGTGAAAATGATTTCGTTGGCCTTGAAGTCCGTGGGCTTCAGGTTGACCCGGACCCCGTTTTCAAGAAGCACGCGAGTGACCCCTATATCGGCAAGGTCCTCCCTTTCGACCACTGCGCACGGCGCGGCGGGGTCGGGCAGAAAGGGAAACACGGGCTTCACCTCTTTTTTGGGCCTGGCGACCCTGCGCCTCTTGGCGGCCAGGTAGGCGGTCTTAACGTCCTTGGAGCCGCGCGGAAGAGGGGTGTTCCCGGTAACCTGGACCAGCCTGTTTTTCGGGGACCAGGATTTTTTATAGGCTTCCCAGAGCATCTTAGGTGTTGCGCCCTGTATCACCGGCGCGAAAAGGCGCATCTTGTCGGAGGCCGCCAGAAACACCTTGTCGTCGTTCAGCTCGTCTATGATCTCCCCCGCAAGGGCGGTGGAGTTTCGGGTTCCGGCCTTGAGCACCTCGGCTTCAAGGCGGGTCAGGTAGTCCTTGCGCACCCTTTCGGCTTCATCCTCGGAAAAGCCGAACTTGAGCGCCCGGCGAAGGGTCTCGTCGATCAGAAAAAGCGCCTTCTTCCAGTTTTCCGGGCTCGCCTTGGCTGTCACGTTTGAAAAGGACACCGTGTTCAGGAAAACCCCGCTGGTGGCGTAAGCCGCAGTGAACGGGCAGCCCGGCTCCTCCTTCAGGGCCGCCAGGCGGTTAAACACCACGGTGTCGGCCATGTCCCGGAGCAGGTACTCGGTCTGGAGGGCTAAGCTGTCGGGCCGGGCGGGCTTCTGGTCCATCGCCTCGATTACGATTTCTGTGTTTCCGGCCTCTTTTTCGTAATGGTGAAAAAACTTGTCGCCTAAGTGATGAACCCGTCCCACATAAGGCTCCGGCAGGGCCGCGCTGCGGGCGGAAATGCCCTCGAACTGTTTTTTGATGAGTATTTTGGCCGCTTCCGGGTCAAAATCGCCCACCATGATGACCGCCATCTTTTCCGGGCGGTACCACTGGTCGTAGAAACCCTTCAGAAGGGCCTGGTCGGCCTTTTGGATGACTTCCTCGACGCCTATGGGCATCCTCCCGGCGGCCAGTGTTTTAGGCATGAGAAAGCCGATCTGCTCCAGAAAGGTGCGGTAGGTTACCGAGTCGCGCTCCTTTTTTTCCGAAAGGATCACGCCTCGTTCCCGGTCGATCTCCGAAGGGGGCAGGAGCGCGCCAGCCGCGTAGTCGGCGATGACTGTAAGGCCGTCCTCGATGCGTTTTTCGGATCCGTCGGGCAGGATCACGTGATAGACGGTTTCGTTGAAACCCGTGTGGGCGTTGACGTCCGGGCCGTAGGCCATGCCTATGGACTGGAAGTAGCGGATCATCTCCCCCGGAGGATAGTGGGTGGTGCCGTTGAAGAGCATGTGCTCAAGGTAATGGGCCGCGCCCCGCTGGCCTTCCTCTTCGTACAGGGAGCCGGCCTGGACGTTCAGGAATACGGCCACCCTGTCCTTGGGCTCGGTGTTTTTGAGAAGTACGTACCGGAACCCATTGGCCAGGCGTCCGTAAATCACCGCCGGGTCCGGGGGAAGATCGCTTGTTTCGTGGGGCCATGCGGGCGTTGCGAATACCTTGGGCGGAACCTGGTATGCGTTTGCCGGGGCCTTGCGTGCCTTCCGGGTCCTGGCGTGGGCGTCGGGGCTCAAAAGGAGAAGGGAGGCAAGCAAAGCGGCAAGTAACACCGCGATTCCGAATATGGCCCGGGGGGCGGAGGGTCTCATTATGGTGATGCCTTTCATCGGGAAAGCCTTGCGGAAACCGATGGAAACCGTGTGAGGTCGGTGTGCGGG
It encodes the following:
- a CDS encoding insulinase family protein, whose product is MRPSAPRAIFGIAVLLAALLASLLLLSPDAHARTRKARKAPANAYQVPPKVFATPAWPHETSDLPPDPAVIYGRLANGFRYVLLKNTEPKDRVAVFLNVQAGSLYEEEGQRGAAHYLEHMLFNGTTHYPPGEMIRYFQSIGMAYGPDVNAHTGFNETVYHVILPDGSEKRIEDGLTVIADYAAGALLPPSEIDRERGVILSEKKERDSVTYRTFLEQIGFLMPKTLAAGRMPIGVEEVIQKADQALLKGFYDQWYRPEKMAVIMVGDFDPEAAKILIKKQFEGISARSAALPEPYVGRVHHLGDKFFHHYEKEAGNTEIVIEAMDQKPARPDSLALQTEYLLRDMADTVVFNRLAALKEEPGCPFTAAYATSGVFLNTVSFSNVTAKASPENWKKALFLIDETLRRALKFGFSEDEAERVRKDYLTRLEAEVLKAGTRNSTALAGEIIDELNDDKVFLAASDKMRLFAPVIQGATPKMLWEAYKKSWSPKNRLVQVTGNTPLPRGSKDVKTAYLAAKRRRVARPKKEVKPVFPFLPDPAAPCAVVEREDLADIGVTRVLLENGVRVNLKPTDFKANEIIFTLRFGSGRADCPEDKPGLGTLAASVINDSGVGDLSGEDLKKALAGKNVSLSFSVNEDDFSFQGSAIPKDLETAFQLLYAQIAAPAFSEKSYDRAQERFDQTYISLAHKTDGALQLSGLRFLAGGDERFGLPDREVFMGLTLDDVKQWIAPALAAEPLELSVVGDFDPETVLTLARRFLGNLPARPGLPGPARSRALTFPKGGEHVVMVDTSIETGLCMVAYPTSDVWEIGRTRRLNILGDIFTDRIRERIREKMGATYSPGAWNMASRAYKDYGYLSAIVRVDGEKARQMAEEVKAIAEELRKDGVTEDELQRAVAPSVTEVKETLRTNSYWLGTVLSGSGRHPEQIDWSRTILTDYESISAQEISGMAASWLVNDQSAMILVIPDPNQSDKAGKALGTPKKPAKKSVKKPVRKSVKKSAKKSKKARKRSRRR